DNA from Krasilnikovia cinnamomea:
AACGCGCCTTCCGGGTGCGCGCCTTCCTGCGGCGCGACCTCGCCGTCCCGGCCGCCCCGGTGATCGCCGCGCCGCTGCTCAGCGAGGTCCTCGAGGAGCCGGCCGCCCTGGTGCTGGACGCCACGTTGCCGCTCGGCGGGTCGACCAAGGCACGCGTGGTTGCTGGCGCGTCCTATGCGACCCTCGAGTCCGCCGCCGAGCGCGGCGAACCGACGGACCTGGCCACCCGCTTCGCGGGAGTCACGCTGCTCGCCGCCTCCACCGGCAGCCACGCGCGCAGCGTCGCCGCTCTGGCGGATCTGCTGCGCCGGCGCGGCGCCCGCGACGTCACCTGCGAGTTCTTCGTGTCGGCCGACATACCGGCGAGCAAGCTGGAGCTGCTCACCGCCGCCGGAACGGTCGTGCGGTGCGCCGACTTCAACGACGCCACCGACCGGGCCGTCGCCCGCGAAGCGGAATTGAGCCGGCAGCAACGCCCCGCCGTCTTCCTCGCCTGCGATCCCGACCACCGGCTGAACACCGCGTTCGGACTGTCCGGAATGGACGGCGCGGCGGGCTTCGCCACCCTGCTGCTGGACGTCGTGGATGCGGTCCGGAACGACTGGGCGGCGCTGGGCCTGGCCGAGCCGCGCGTCGGCGAGCTGTGGATACCCACCTCCGGCGGTGCAACGCTGAGCGCCTGCACCGCGTTGTTGACCCGGCTTCCCGGCGGTCCGGTGGACGCGATCACCGGCGTCTACGACGTCGCGGCGCCCTGCCTGCCACACACGCTGAGCGCGGGCGGCCCGGCCCCGGTCGACTGGCGCCACGCGATCAACGGCCTGGCTCAGCCGCACGCCGCGCCGGGCGCGGTCGACGTGCTGCGCGCCACGCCCGTGCCGCTGCTGGGCGTTTCGCTGGCGGCCGCACGCCTGGCCCAGCCCCTCATCGCGCTGGACGCCGGGCTCTGGCCCGAACCAGCCGGCGCGGCGAGTGTCGGCGCCCGGCTCGTGCAGGCGTTTGCCGCCGGCGGCCCGGAGTTCGGCCGGCGGCTTGTCGACCTGGTGAGCAAGCACCCGTCGGCCCGGTTCGCCGCCGACGTCGGGGCGCTGGCCGCCGCGGTGCAGGCCGGTTCCGCGCCGCGAAGTCCTGCGGTACCCAGACAGGCGCGGGCCTACCTGGTGACCGGCGCCGCCGGCCCGCAGCCGAACGGGTTGAGGCGGCCATGACCATCGGCGATCGGCACGTCATCGTGGTGGTGGGCGCCGGGGTGAGCGCCACCGCGTTCCTCGATGCCCTGGGCCGCGGCCTGACCGACATCACGCCCGCCCTCGGCCGGCGGCTGGCCGTCACCGTCGTCGAACGCACCGGCGACTTCGGGCCCGGCCTGCCCTACGGCGGCCAGGCGGCCCCGTTCCACCTGGTCAACCAGGACAGCGGGCTGATGTCACTGCGCGCCGACGACCCCGACGACTTCACCCGCTGGCTCGCCGGACGGCCGGCTCTGCCGGACGGCGTGGCCAGCCGGCACACGTTCGGCGTCTACGCGCGCGAGCGGTTCGAGGCGGCGGTCGGCCGGCTCCGTGAGCTGGGCGTACGGGTGACGCTCGCGAACGACGAGGCCATCGGCGCCCGGCGCGCCGGCGGGCGCCTGCGGATCGACCTGGCCTCGGGTGTGCATCTGGACGTCGACCGGCTGCTGGTGGCGACCGGGCACTGGCAGCCGGAGACCGCCGAACACTGCGCGGCGCTTGACGGCCGATTGCGGGCCGCAGGCACCGGCGGGCTGTTCCTGCCGTGGCCCGCCGACGAGCTGGCCCAGGCGTCCCGCGGGCACCGCACCATCGGGGTGCTGGGGACCTCGCTGACCGCCGTCGACGCCTGCTTCACGATCGCGTACGCACGCGGCCGGTTCCTTCCCGGCGACGACGGCGGCCTGCGGTACCGGCCGCACGAGCCGTACTCCGTCGTGGCCTGTTCCCGCGGCGGCCAGCTGCCCGGGGTCCAGACACCGGCGCCGCCGCCGGGCGGCATCGTCAACCCGTACCTGGCCTGCCGGCCCCTCGCCGAGCTGGGCGAGACGGACGGCGGCTGGACCGCAGCGGCGGCGCGCCGCCGCTTCGACGCGGCCATCGCGTGGACGGGTCACCGTACGGACGAGCCCCGGGACCCGCACGAGCGTCTGCGCGCCGCGATCCGGGCGAGCCGTGCCGCCGAGCCCGCGGCCGGCGCGCACCAGCGCCTGTGCCGCGAGTTCTTCGCCACGCTGTTCTGGATGTACCGGCAGATGCCGGTGGGCGAGCGCCGCGCCGTGTGGCGTACGTTCCTCACCCCGCTGCTCGCCCAGGCGGCCCCCGTGCCGCTGGCGGCCGCGCTGCGGCTCGACGCCCTCTTCACGGCCGGCGTGCTCAGCGTGCGCGCGGGGGTGAGCGCAGTGCGCACCCGGTCCGACCGGTTCGAGCTGACCTTCGCCGATGGCAGTCCGCCGCTGCGGGTGCCGCTGCTGGTCAACGCGGTGAGCCGGAACGGCGGGATCGGCCCCCGCGACGGGTTCGCCGCCAGCGCGGTCGCCGCCGGCGTGCTGCTGGCCGACCCGGTGCTCGGCGTGGCGGTCGAGCCCGACACCTGCTTCGCCCATCACGAACACGGGATCGACCGTCAGGTCACGGTAATGGGCCAGCTCACCCTCGGCTCGCACATCGGCGCGAGCGCGGTGGGCAGTTGCGTGCGCCGGGCAACCGCAATCGTCGCCGGCTGGCTGTCCGACCTTGCCGACCTCGAATCTCGCTGCTGGCCGTCCGGGGCTTCGGCCGCCCGGACGGCACACGAAGGAGTGCTCACATGACCCTGTCCTACTCCGCGCCGCTGGTGCGTACCGCCGTGCCCGGACCACGGAGCAAGGAGCTTCTCGACCGCCAGCAGGTACGCGAGTCCAGTGCCCGTACCTACCCGCGCTACCTGCCGATCGCCATCCGCCGGGCCGCCGGCTCGTACGTCGAGGACCTGGACGGCAACGTGTTCCTCGACTTCCTCGCCGGCGCGGGCGTGCTGTCGTTGGGCCACAACCACCCGCGGGTGGTGGCGGCCGTGCGGGAGCAGCTCGGCGACCTGGTGCACGGCCTGGACTTCCCGACGCCCGCGAAGGACGCGTTCACCGAGGCTCAGCTCGGCATGCTGCCGGGCGACATGGGCGACCGCTTCAAGATCCACTACTGCGGGCCGACCGGCGCCAACGCCGTCGAGGCCGCCCTCAAGCTGGCCAAGATCGCGACAGGTCGCACCGACATCGTCGCGTTCTCCGGCGGCTTCCACGGCAGTACCGCGGGCGCCATGGCGGTCACCGGCAACGTCGGCCCCAAGGCGGCGGTCGGCAACGGCCTGCCGGGCGTGCACTTCTTCCCGTTCTCCTACTGCCGTCGCTGCCCGCTCGGGCTGCGGCCGGAGACCTGCAGCACGAACTGCGCCACCTATCTGCGTTCGGTGCTCACCGACGCCAACGGCGGGGTGCCCCGCCCGGCCGGCGTACTGCTCGAACTCATCCAGGGCGAGGGCGGCTCGGTGGTGGCGACCCGGGAGTTCGTCCGCGAGGTGCGGCAGCTGACCCGCGAACTCGAGATCCCGCTGATCGTCGACGAGGTGCAGACCGGCTGCGGCCGCACCGGCAGCTGGTTCGCCTTCGAGCAGTACGACATCGAGCCGGACATCGTGATCGCCTCCAAGGCGCTCAGCGGCATCGGCCTTCCGGTCTCCGTGCTGCTGTACCGCGGCGACCTGGACCGGTGGAGCCCCGGCGCACACATCGGCACGTTCCGCGGCAACCAGCTCGCCTTCGCGAGCGGTGTCGCGGCGCTGGACTACGTGCGCTCGGCCGACGTGCTGGGCAACGTATGCCGTCGTGGCGCCCAGATCGCGCAGTCGCTCGGCGCGCTCGCCGCACGGGTGCCCGGCATCGCCGAGGTGCGCGGGCGCGGACTGCTCTGGGGCGTCGAGTTCGGCGACACGGACGGCCTGAGCGGGTCGCAGGTGGCTGCCGCGGTGCGGGCGGAGTGTCTGCGCCGCGGTCTGATCGTGGAACTCGGCGGGCGCGACGACTGTGTGCTGCGGCTGCTGCCGCCGCTGACGGTCAGCGAGGCGGAGATCGCCGTCGCCCTCGACATCGTCCACGACGCCGTCGCCGCCGCCTTCCCGCAGCCGTCCCACCGTGACAACCGCGTGCCGGCCCAGGTCCGGTAACGCAGCTGCCTCCTTCACCGATCGGAGAAATCATGCAACGGCACATGCTGAAGTCGAAGATCCACCGCGCCACCGTGACGCAAGCCGATCTGCACTACGTCGGCTCGGTGACGATCGACCGCGACCTGCTCGAGAAGGCCGACATCCGGCCGGGCGAGCAGGTCGCCATCGTCGACATCACCAACGGAGCCCGCCTCGAAACGTACGCCATCGAGGGCGCCGCCGGCAGCGGCGTGATCGGCATCAACGGTGCTGCCGCGCACCTGGTGCACCCCGGCGACCTGGTGATCATCATCTCGTACGCGGTGGTCGACGAGTCCGAGCTGCACCAGCTCGTCCCGCGGATCGTGCACGTCGACGCGGACAACAGGGCGATCGAGATCGGCTCGGACCCGGGCGAGGCCGCACCGGGCGTCATCCTGACCACGGCGGGCTGAGCCGCCATGCTGCTCACTGTCGACATCGGCAACACCAACACAGTGCTGGACCTTTGGGACGGCGCCGAGCTGACGCACTCCTGGCGAGTCACCACCGACCAGCGCACCACCGCCGACGAGATGGCCGTCCGGCTCAACAATCTGTGCCGCGGGACGGTGCCACCGCTCACCGGCATCGCGGTCTGCTCGACCGTGCCGGCCGCACAGCGGGAGATCCGCCTCATGATCTCCCGCTACTACCCGGACGTGCCGGCGCTGACCCTCGACGCCGAGTCGCCGGCGGCTCCCCGGCTCGCCGTCGACCGGCCCGGCGAGGTCGGCAGTGACCGCATCGCCAACGTGCTCGCCGCCCACCACCTCTACGGCGGCCCGACCGTCGTGGTCGACTTCGGCACCTCCACCAACTTCGATGTGGTGGGCTCGGACGGCGAGTTCCTCGGCGGCGTGCTGACCCCGGGCATCGCGATCTCGATGGACGCCTTGGCCGCGAACGCCGCCCGGCTGCGGAAGGTGGAGGCCGCCCGGCCGCCCTCGGTCATCGGCCGCAACACCGAGCACTGCCTGCAATCGGGCCTGGTCTACGGCTTCGCGGCACAGATCGACGGGGTGGTCGGCCGCATCGTGGCGGAACTCGGCGTCAACGTCGCCGCGGTGATCGCCACGGGCGGTCTCGCCCCCGTGGTGATCGCCGAGTCGGCCGCGGTCACCGCACACGAACCCCATCTCACGTCGATCGGCCTGCGGGTCGCCTTCGACCGGGTCTTCTCCATGGCGCGCTGATCGCCGCCGTCCACCGCTGGGAGCACGACATGAGCAATCCGGACGACATCGCCGCGCGGTTGTGCGGCATCGCGTCGGGCATCATCGGCACGACACTGTCCCCCGAGGACGACTTCTACGACGCCGGCGGCACGTACCTGTTCGCGGTCAAGCTCGTCGGTGAGGCGCGCAAGGCCAACCTGACCGGCGTCACCGTGGAGCTGGTGCAGAAGCACCGGACGCTGGCCGCGGTCGCGCGGCACCTGGCGCAGCCCGCCGAGGCCGGTGCCGGCGCCCGCCCGCAGACCATGCAGGAGCTGTGGGAGGGCGCCGGCAGCACCTGGCAGGAGCCGCTGGCCGAGACGGTCGTGCCGCTGATCGAGGGCGAGGGCACACCGTTCTTCTGCGCGCACTGGGGCACCGGCAACATCGAGTTCCTCAGCCGGTTCGCGGCCGCCGCCAGCTTCGACCGCCCGCTGTACGGCATCCGCAGCGGACCGATCGCCCGCCGCGAGCGCCCGCTGCTGTCGGTCCGCGAGCGCGCCGCCCGGCACCTCGCGGAGATCCGGCGTATCCAGCCGCACGGGCCGTACCTGCTCGGCGGCCTCTGCTCCGGTGGGCTGCTCGCCCTGGAACTGGCCGACCTGCTGGTGGCGGACGGTGAGCGGGTCGCCGAGGTGGCGCTGATCAATAGCGTGCCGGCCACCGCTCCGCACAGCTTCGACCCCGGTTGGGGGCTCGACGACCTCTACCGGTTCCGGATGGCCTGGATGCGCCGCAACTTCAAGATCACCAACCCCGCCCAGGCCGCCGAGATCATCATGCCGCAGATCCGAGAGGCGGACTGGTGCGACCGGTCCACCCCGGACACCGACTGGGGTTGGCTGCAACTGGCCTGGGCTGCGCTCGCCCTGTCTCAGGTCCACCACCAGATGCGCCGGTACGACGGACACGCGGCGGTGTTCCAGCAGCCCGACCCGGCCGACGACCCGCGCAACTCGTGGGCGCCCTGGCTCGGCGAGTACGACGAGTACCACTACGCCACCGGGGACACCTACGAGGTCGTCCAGCAGGAGTCGTTCTGGCCCGACCTTCGCAAGGCACTCGACGCGGCCATGGCCCGGGAGTCGGCGTGAGAACGCTGGCGCACCGGCTGCTGCCGCCAAGTGGGCCGCTGCGCGCGTATTCGCTGATCAGCCTTCTCGACGCCGTCGGCACCGGGGTGTTCATGACCGGCAGCGCGGCGTACTTCGTGTTCTACATCGGCCTGCGACCCGCCCAGGTGGGCGTGGGCCTGACCGTCGCGGGGCTGATCGGGCTGCTCACCTCGGTGCCGGCCGGCATGCTCGGCGACCGCTTCGGGCACCGGCGGCTCCTCGTCGCGCTCAACGTGGTGCGGGCCGCCTGCTTCGTGGCCTACATGCTGGTGGGCTCGTTCCCGGCGTTCCTGGTCGTCGTCACGGTCGTGGCCCTGGCCGAGTGCGCCGAGCCACCCAATCGCCGCGCCTACCTCTCGGCCATCTCGACGAAGGAGAGCCGGGTCAAGGCGAACGCCTACAACCGTACGGTCTGGAACATCGGTTTCGCCGTGGGCTCCGCGCTCACCGGCGTCGTGCTGGCACACCAGCACCGTTCCTGGTTCGCGGCTCTGGCGCTTGCCAACGCCGTCTCGTACGTGCTCGCCGCCGTGGTGCTGACCCGGCTCCCGGCGGTTCCCGCGGAGACTCGTGCGGCCGCGGCGCCGGCCTCCGGCGGCCGGGCACTGCGGGACGGCCGGTTCATGACGGCGGCCGGCCTGGCCGGCGTCCTGTACATGAACGCGCAACTCGTGCTGGTTGGCGTGCCCCTGTGGGTGTTGCAGCGCACCGACGCGCCACGACCGATCATCTCGGTCCTGCTGATCTCGAACACCGTCCTGGTGGTGCTCCTGCAGGTGGCCGCGAGCAAGGGCGCGGACACCGCGCGGGGCGCGGCCCGGATGGCCGCCCGCGCCGGCGTCGCACTGTTCTGCGGCTGCCTGCTGTTCGGACTCACGGCCGGGCGGTCCACTGTCGTCGCCGTCGCGTTGCTGCTGGCAGCGATGGCGATCA
Protein-coding regions in this window:
- a CDS encoding FAD/NAD(P)-binding protein, yielding MTIGDRHVIVVVGAGVSATAFLDALGRGLTDITPALGRRLAVTVVERTGDFGPGLPYGGQAAPFHLVNQDSGLMSLRADDPDDFTRWLAGRPALPDGVASRHTFGVYARERFEAAVGRLRELGVRVTLANDEAIGARRAGGRLRIDLASGVHLDVDRLLVATGHWQPETAEHCAALDGRLRAAGTGGLFLPWPADELAQASRGHRTIGVLGTSLTAVDACFTIAYARGRFLPGDDGGLRYRPHEPYSVVACSRGGQLPGVQTPAPPPGGIVNPYLACRPLAELGETDGGWTAAAARRRFDAAIAWTGHRTDEPRDPHERLRAAIRASRAAEPAAGAHQRLCREFFATLFWMYRQMPVGERRAVWRTFLTPLLAQAAPVPLAAALRLDALFTAGVLSVRAGVSAVRTRSDRFELTFADGSPPLRVPLLVNAVSRNGGIGPRDGFAASAVAAGVLLADPVLGVAVEPDTCFAHHEHGIDRQVTVMGQLTLGSHIGASAVGSCVRRATAIVAGWLSDLADLESRCWPSGASAARTAHEGVLT
- a CDS encoding MFS transporter, with the protein product MRTLAHRLLPPSGPLRAYSLISLLDAVGTGVFMTGSAAYFVFYIGLRPAQVGVGLTVAGLIGLLTSVPAGMLGDRFGHRRLLVALNVVRAACFVAYMLVGSFPAFLVVVTVVALAECAEPPNRRAYLSAISTKESRVKANAYNRTVWNIGFAVGSALTGVVLAHQHRSWFAALALANAVSYVLAAVVLTRLPAVPAETRAAAAPASGGRALRDGRFMTAAGLAGVLYMNAQLVLVGVPLWVLQRTDAPRPIISVLLISNTVLVVLLQVAASKGADTARGAARMAARAGVALFCGCLLFGLTAGRSTVVAVALLLAAMAIITLGEIWCSAATWGISYELAGDERQGEYLGAWSLAVQAMQALGPVLFAAPLIHFGLLGWAVVGALFLTAGVLLIPATAWAHERRPALSTATTAESATV
- the panD gene encoding aspartate 1-decarboxylase, coding for MQRHMLKSKIHRATVTQADLHYVGSVTIDRDLLEKADIRPGEQVAIVDITNGARLETYAIEGAAGSGVIGINGAAAHLVHPGDLVIIISYAVVDESELHQLVPRIVHVDADNRAIEIGSDPGEAAPGVILTTAG
- a CDS encoding thioesterase domain-containing protein — encoded protein: MSNPDDIAARLCGIASGIIGTTLSPEDDFYDAGGTYLFAVKLVGEARKANLTGVTVELVQKHRTLAAVARHLAQPAEAGAGARPQTMQELWEGAGSTWQEPLAETVVPLIEGEGTPFFCAHWGTGNIEFLSRFAAAASFDRPLYGIRSGPIARRERPLLSVRERAARHLAEIRRIQPHGPYLLGGLCSGGLLALELADLLVADGERVAEVALINSVPATAPHSFDPGWGLDDLYRFRMAWMRRNFKITNPAQAAEIIMPQIREADWCDRSTPDTDWGWLQLAWAALALSQVHHQMRRYDGHAAVFQQPDPADDPRNSWAPWLGEYDEYHYATGDTYEVVQQESFWPDLRKALDAAMARESA
- a CDS encoding pyridoxal-phosphate dependent enzyme; translation: MTDPMLADALARLAAAPLADGFAEAVAAAAGMRGEFPASLRDRLLAQAGAKLDAERESVADEMAYCAARVLVDRLGGTADVPYLPGVRIDARARVLGAFFPTPRRAAVALPVVGTGPAARVLVIRRSDVNGHTGAPMNDAGEIALFGGAAEPGEPPAITALREFGEEAGLGGADADPRLDPWLPLGDWLTEGGYTASGFVLRATAPVLADVRPDPREVSAVGRLPLDALFDAEPVVRPHLRIGLARGRRPVFVGWFDSPTFDVVGDDGRVWQLFGLAGAMTAALRHRFVSAAEFAAAQQRRATVRARRAPAADPLGDHLERAFRVRAFLRRDLAVPAAPVIAAPLLSEVLEEPAALVLDATLPLGGSTKARVVAGASYATLESAAERGEPTDLATRFAGVTLLAASTGSHARSVAALADLLRRRGARDVTCEFFVSADIPASKLELLTAAGTVVRCADFNDATDRAVAREAELSRQQRPAVFLACDPDHRLNTAFGLSGMDGAAGFATLLLDVVDAVRNDWAALGLAEPRVGELWIPTSGGATLSACTALLTRLPGGPVDAITGVYDVAAPCLPHTLSAGGPAPVDWRHAINGLAQPHAAPGAVDVLRATPVPLLGVSLAAARLAQPLIALDAGLWPEPAGAASVGARLVQAFAAGGPEFGRRLVDLVSKHPSARFAADVGALAAAVQAGSAPRSPAVPRQARAYLVTGAAGPQPNGLRRP
- a CDS encoding type III pantothenate kinase, with product MLLTVDIGNTNTVLDLWDGAELTHSWRVTTDQRTTADEMAVRLNNLCRGTVPPLTGIAVCSTVPAAQREIRLMISRYYPDVPALTLDAESPAAPRLAVDRPGEVGSDRIANVLAAHHLYGGPTVVVDFGTSTNFDVVGSDGEFLGGVLTPGIAISMDALAANAARLRKVEAARPPSVIGRNTEHCLQSGLVYGFAAQIDGVVGRIVAELGVNVAAVIATGGLAPVVIAESAAVTAHEPHLTSIGLRVAFDRVFSMAR
- a CDS encoding aspartate aminotransferase family protein, with protein sequence MTLSYSAPLVRTAVPGPRSKELLDRQQVRESSARTYPRYLPIAIRRAAGSYVEDLDGNVFLDFLAGAGVLSLGHNHPRVVAAVREQLGDLVHGLDFPTPAKDAFTEAQLGMLPGDMGDRFKIHYCGPTGANAVEAALKLAKIATGRTDIVAFSGGFHGSTAGAMAVTGNVGPKAAVGNGLPGVHFFPFSYCRRCPLGLRPETCSTNCATYLRSVLTDANGGVPRPAGVLLELIQGEGGSVVATREFVREVRQLTRELEIPLIVDEVQTGCGRTGSWFAFEQYDIEPDIVIASKALSGIGLPVSVLLYRGDLDRWSPGAHIGTFRGNQLAFASGVAALDYVRSADVLGNVCRRGAQIAQSLGALAARVPGIAEVRGRGLLWGVEFGDTDGLSGSQVAAAVRAECLRRGLIVELGGRDDCVLRLLPPLTVSEAEIAVALDIVHDAVAAAFPQPSHRDNRVPAQVR